A stretch of DNA from Corallococcus silvisoli:
GTAGCGGAGGCGCGCCATGGGCAACAAGTTCCAGAGCATCGAGACGAAGCACTACGCCGAACGCGAGGCCTTCTTCGAGGGCCTGAAGCGGCTGGACCGCCGCGCCTTCCTCCGCGTCGCCGGCGTCTCCGCGGGCATCGTGGCGGGCATGGGCAAGCTCACGCCCCACAGCTTCCAGTTGGTCAACGTGGCGGAGGCGCAGGGGGAGAAGCCGAGGTTCTCCTTCGCGTACATCTCCGACACGCACCTGTATGAAAACAAGCTCAACGACCGGTTCGTGCGCGCCATCCTCAAGGCCGTGGATGACGTCAACGCGTTGGACCCCCAGCCGGACTTCGTCCTCTTCGGCGGGGACCTGGCCCAGCTGGGCCAGCCAGGGGAGCTCAAGCTGGGCGCCCAGATCCTCAAGGCCGTGAAGGCCCCCCTCCGGATGATGGTGGGCGAGCACGACTGGTTCCTGGACATGGGCGAGCAGTGGCGCGACCTGTTTGGCGCGCCCAACTACTCCTTCGACCACAAGGGCGTGCACTTCGTGGTGCTCAACTCCATCCACGAAAAGGACTTCTGGACGGAGCGCAAGCTCACGCCGCTGGAGCGGATGAAGATCGTCGCCGGCCTGGACAATGGCATCCAGTCCCGCTTCGAGGTCGGCGCCGAGCAGCGCCAATGGCTCCAGGACGACCTTTCCAAGGTGG
This window harbors:
- a CDS encoding metallophosphoesterase family protein, with translation MGNKFQSIETKHYAEREAFFEGLKRLDRRAFLRVAGVSAGIVAGMGKLTPHSFQLVNVAEAQGEKPRFSFAYISDTHLYENKLNDRFVRAILKAVDDVNALDPQPDFVLFGGDLAQLGQPGELKLGAQILKAVKAPLRMMVGEHDWFLDMGEQWRDLFGAPNYSFDHKGVHFVVLNSIHEKDFWTERKLTPLERMKIVAGLDNGIQSRFEVGAEQRQWLQDDLSKVARTTPLIVFSHSPLYKYYKPWNFWTDDADEVQAILKPYEKVTVIHGHTHQLLSNRIGNIQFHGMLSTAWPWPYAPEGLPSLTVPMNRADPFSQFDGCGDGRMDVLESGLVDKVYNLWQRDPIVVRSSYLGSGGRQAPPPKPKLPTY